The stretch of DNA atttataaaagcATCAATTGACGAATATTAATTAGCCGTGGGAGACTATGATATAAAGTTATTAAtgagtttttttgtttgttactaatcgatcttgatcggtcagtatgttgataggtatttgtctgtctgtctgttagatgcacgcgattttggatgaattatgtcgtataattagcgagtttttacctaattagtgatgagacacgcggtgtcactatagagtcatgaattgaaaccgcagtttcgattgATAAGTcgtcggtctccgaccgatattctcgtttcatgTTTGGGTATGTTCGCGGACTAAAGTGTCAGTTTTTAtattgtgtgtatatatatatttttatgtttgtgAACAGTTATGTTGACCCTTGTCAATCACTCGTTTTAGCAAAACGAGTTGAACAATCCACAACATTCTTCGGGTAGAGACTCCTCTCACTTCATGCAGTCATATGTGCTTGTAGTTGTTTGTGTGTTTTGTGTGACAAGATATAGTAACTTAGTAAAGAAAACGCATACCGGTATCGTTTCATTATATTCTGTTCCATTCTATTCGAGTCTGCAGCAGAAGTTTTATTCCAAGTTTTCTTTTCAGTATTTTACAACTAGAGATGGTTTGTTTGTCTTGAGTATTTTTGTACGGGTACGGTACCGTAACTGTTTCGTAATTTTTCTATCTCGACTTATTGCATATGAAAAAACGAAAACCTCGAATTTTATTGCTGAAAATAGACTTCGTCTTATTTGCCAGATCTGCAGATTGACTTACCGTACCCGTATTAGGCGAATAATAGGGCACGGTATTCAGAAATGGAAATCCCCAGCACATCCAAACAGTCATGTGACGTATGAGCATGACGTAAGgtaattgttttatttacaaggagaaaattatcaaaaataggCCTATTTGTCTCGTGACCTTGGGCTGGGAAACTAAATAATGACTGAATGATGAGATTGCCAAGTCTAAATAGTTTAGTACATTAGTGTCAGTTTTTGGCTTAGAAAGTAGGGATTTTTAAAGTGAATCTAATAGACTATATTTAAGTctgataattcaaattttcgattttaggAATAAATTCAATAGTCCAGTTCAGGTATTTTGTAGTCCCACAGAAATAATACAAATGACTTCATTTAATTTctaaaaactgtaaaaagtCTGAAAGTAGAGAATGAAATTGTTTGTAACAGAAATAATAGTttcaattatataattttttgataaattttttttttttaaatttctcttAAGCTAAATTTGCTGACCTTTGATGGCGTAGTTAGAGCTGGCCATTTCAAGTCGAATGTTCAAATCAGTTCAGGCGAAAATTTCGGATCGCGgttattttttttgcattaaaaCCATATTTTTTGATGCAGTTCTGAGATATGACTCTTGACATATTCTTTCTaatgagttattgataaaacatgttttttcaTTGTGTGTGAATGCTCAgcgaactgtctgagtgatggattctatgttttcagcaATTCATGTGTTGAATGGACCCATTAGAATAAACAAGTCACATACACTTACATcccaagtattcaagattcaatttgaaatattattggaTTTGATTCTGATATTATgagtattcgaaaatgcccagcccggGCCATAGTGCACATCTCAACACTGGGTAATAGCAATCACTTGACTTGAAATTTAATGTTTCATCTCTGTTTAAGTGAAATTTATTGGTCAATCTTAAATTATTTCTATCGGCAgtgtattttttttgtcaaatttgataaaaataatctAATTGTCGGATTTGCATAAGTCTCAAATAGATAGATGTCTCATGTAGATGTTTTTAAACCATATTTAGTTTTTTTCATTACAGTATAGCCTACACCTATAAACCATATTCATAattatgttcgttttcatcAGTCTCctaatcaattttaatgttCTTGTTTAGTGTTCATACATAAGTTGTCTTCTATCTGCATGACAAGCCTAGGTCCGTGACTGTAGTTGGCGTATTTTTCGAAAGTATGTGAGATTTAATATCATACAATAATGTGAAGCCAATTCTTACCTACATCAGATAAGTCCACATATTCAGATCATTATATTTATGTAAACTCCAAATAACCTAAATAGGAAACAAAATGATCAAATTTTTCATATGGCCCAACCGCCACCATTTATTATTAACTGATGTCATTCTGATACCTATAGCCTATTGTCTGTTAGTAACACTAGGTATGTACGATTAAATtataaacagaaaaatttgTACCACTTTTCTATTGTGCTAGGTATATTACTCACATCTCGATTTGGAAGGATTTTTTTTGTGAGTTCATATCCAAATACGAAAAATGGATTGATTCATACATTGTCTATAATAGTATTTGTAAGCGATATTTTAAACCAATCTTAATTGTTCTGATTGTGTGGTTATTCACAAAAATGaccatttcaaaaaataactcaagTAGTTTCGGGGTTGAATACAGAGCAGTACTAAGTGAATAACAAAAAACAACTGACTTCTAAATTTTGGTTGATGCTCATTACCATTTCATATATTAacatcatttatttattcattataataaCATAATTCAGAATAGTCAATTGAATATTGTAAACTCGATAAGTGATAGAAAATGCTCATGTTTGCTGCATAATATGACCCAATACACGTTGGTTGGTATTTGTGTTGTGAAATCTACTTGCAATATATTATCTGTACAcataaattatttatatcaCCATACTAACATAATCGATGAGGTTCATTCAATTGAATTATTGTAAACTCAATAGGCTCAATGGCAAATAGCACcttccaaattttttattttcctcaATCGATTATCTtagtttttgtgtgtttaatttttgaattttcatctGATTCAAAAAGAACACTGTATAAAATTTAGGCAATTTCTCATATTCTTTTTTTCGTTCAGTGTCTAGATTGTTttagcttttattattttatgtgtgAAATATTTGTCCTCTATAAAGTCAATCACACGCACTATCCTTTGTGGACATTCCTTTTGTGTTTCAAAATATTGTCCTAATTATATATGATGTCATTCAAAGGTATTCATGCCCAGATGAGCTTTTAGCGTTGCCATCAATTAACATCGTCGCTTGGAATCGCATTTCGAGCCATCGGTGCTTGGCGTGACAACCGACCTCTTTGTCTGACATTTGTAGTCGTGTATACGGCACTTGTTGACATTTAGTATCAATGATTTTAATAGCCCTCAATTTTGTTTATTCGTGACTTTTGATGCTCATTTAGATGGAACATTAAGAGCGATAGTTTATATTTGCTCATAAAATTTACTCGTATCACTTTGTTGGGTGAGAAGTTGAGAACCGACGACGATGATGTATTAACCTAATTAGATTGCGATTTATCGGCAGTTTACTGAACGATGTGAAGGGATAGCTGACTGTATATTCATATGAAGCTCTAGCGGTCGCAAGAAATGGATACTTTTGTAGTTAAACTTCTTTCAGCGTCCTTGCTATGGATAATTAGTCTATGTTTTGGAGTTGCTTTGCCGTATTTGCTGTGGAAAATTTCTTCTAATAACCAAAGAAAAGACTTTGAAAATTCTGACGAAGGAAGTGACCAAGATGCAAACGAATCGGAAAATTTGATAGTTTATGGAAATATTAATCGATGCCACAGCCCCACAGGCCGATGGAACCGTGTTGCGTCATGGATAAGAGTGAAGTTCACAAGCGGAAGTTTTTTTAGTCTGGTAAACTGCCTATGCGGTGGTGTGTTTTTGGGAGTCAGTTTGCTAGACCTCATGCCGCAATCCAGAGCCGCTGTTACGGCAGTCTTGGAACAATCCAAAACTGTGACCAGCTATCCCGTGGCAGAGTTCATTGTGTCACTCGGACTTCTGTTAGTCATGATAATTGAAAATGTGGTAACGGAGTTCATTCCATCGAACAATTCTCGGACGTCTTCATATTCATCTGAACGTGACTCAAGAACGAGGGTAGAGGAAGAACATGTAATAGGATCAGACCTAGAACTTAGTGTTTCTTCATATCGCATGTATGTACTTGTAGTTACACTGTCTCTTCATTCCATATTTGAAGGTTTGGCCATTGGTTTACAGAAAGAAATTTCTACTCTTATTCAGCTATTAATAGCGATATGTGTACACAAAGCTGTACTGAGTTTTGGCATAGGGTTGCCTTTATTCGAGACTTTAGGTCGCGTGGGTAAACTTCACACCGCTATGATATGTTCCATAATATTTTGTACTGCTTCACCTCTGGGTTGTTTTGCTGGGGCTTTTGTATCTACGGACAGGTTCAACTCCTCGCCCGGCGCCTCGATAGCCAGCGCGTTACTACAGTGCTTAGCGACCGGTACCTTTTTATACGTTACTTTTGTAGAGGTCATACCTCGAGAATTTTCGCACCATGCCAAACACGGCTCAAAATCAAAGCATCCGCCTAGAAAAAGAAATGATTTAGCAGGAGACAGCAATGATTCTGCCCTAGCTGGCCACAGCGATGATTTGGCTGAAGTTAGCATCTCTAATTCGCGGAGATCAAGCGTTTCTAAAACGCAAACTAAAAAGTCGCAGGTCCTAAAATTGCTTGCCTTATTAATAGGATTTGCTATTGCATCATCTTTACAATTTTTATGACAAGATTTCGACACCACAAAACTTTTTGACTACACAATGTGATCATATTATTATTACGTACTTTTATCGACCTATATAACTGTGTATGTACGATTGACTgttatttcttcattttcgatATACTGTATTTGATATATGGCTTCGGTAACTTTTCACCGTGTATGTTATGATACGAAATAGTGCCTGATTATGCGTGTTGATGGGTCATAGTTGAATTTAACCTTTTTATTGCCACATTCTTTATACACACTGATAGAATATTGCAATGGCTTTAAATTCAAAGCTcttttttgataaattgtgGCGCATGGTAAAGATTTCCAAACTTTGTTTGATTTCGACCAGGTAAAGCGTTGTTATTCATCTAATGTTTTTTCTCCAATTCTCTAACAATTGTAGCAACATTttgtattcaaattaaattacgAAGAAAGCACCTTTCATTAACATATGCAATTTTATTAGTAATATCATAGAATCTGTACCAAGATtattatatatgtaattttatgttgaaatttATTCACTGTTTTGCATTTAGGGTAAAATCTTTCATTATA from Styela clava chromosome 14, kaStyClav1.hap1.2, whole genome shotgun sequence encodes:
- the LOC120341048 gene encoding zinc transporter ZIP1-like, with translation MDTFVVKLLSASLLWIISLCFGVALPYLLWKISSNNQRKDFENSDEGSDQDANESENLIVYGNINRCHSPTGRWNRVASWIRVKFTSGSFFSLVNCLCGGVFLGVSLLDLMPQSRAAVTAVLEQSKTVTSYPVAEFIVSLGLLLVMIIENVVTEFIPSNNSRTSSYSSERDSRTRVEEEHVIGSDLELSVSSYRMYVLVVTLSLHSIFEGLAIGLQKEISTLIQLLIAICVHKAVLSFGIGLPLFETLGRVGKLHTAMICSIIFCTASPLGCFAGAFVSTDRFNSSPGASIASALLQCLATGTFLYVTFVEVIPREFSHHAKHGSKSKHPPRKRNDLAGDSNDSALAGHSDDLAEVSISNSRRSSVSKTQTKKSQVLKLLALLIGFAIASSLQFL